A stretch of the Carassius carassius chromosome 6, fCarCar2.1, whole genome shotgun sequence genome encodes the following:
- the c6h19orf53 gene encoding leydig cell tumor 10 kDa protein homolog gives MPQGKQKFKAPRPGGAKKQPQKPKGLKKGGRIIAPKKAQVVEQQKLKKGLEVAIRNRIEHEVTQRASKSLHKKLSVLKTPAGKSGTPGPPNPAAGSSTST, from the exons ATGCCTCAAGGTAAACAGAAATTCAAGGCGCCGCGACCCGGAGGAGCTAAAAAGCAACCACAAAAACCTAAAGGACTCAAGAAAGGAG GAAGAATAATCGCACCCAAAAAAGCTCAAGTGGTCGAACAGCAGAAGCTGAAGAAG GGTTTGGAGGTGGCCATCAGGAACAGGATCGAGCATGAAGTCACACAGAGGGCCAGCAAGTCCCTTCATAAGAAACTGAGTGTGCTGAAGACTCCAGCAGGGAAGAGCGGGACCCCTGGACCCCCAAACCCAGCTGCTGGATCCTCCACATCCACCTGA
- the LOC132142816 gene encoding vacuolar protein sorting-associated protein 54-like isoform X2: MSSNQGSPPIPQSSDGLFRKPRDPSVAPRHYRRVRSLPDVCPKEPPGEAGALCDGPSVVADQHRWTVYNSKVNLPAALNDPRLAKRESDFFTKSWGLDFTETEVMPSFYLPNISREHFSSYLQETAQREKIHERCKNICLNKDDLSVPTITNNHDKARAELEQVPKIFMKPEFVLNDPATFNAVLPWSHFSVAGGKNSRDVASSRLLQEKLSHYLDVVEVSIARQISLRSEAFFHAMSSQHELQDRLRETSDAVAKLRARTAAIDRVMCRGPLRALRDTLTRNNCIKLHNKLKLMAAVHQTQPTVQLLLSTSEFVGALELIATTKEVLQQELQGIHSFRHLGSQLCEMERLIDKMMVADFSTYTQSDLSRAFEEDGQVLEKDRLQSLVFGLLRQRKLDFLDIYSEEMIRAAKNIVRQCVMKSVSQISEIDADTVKFHEQMRLMTFHQWFDLLLDIFEHFILFLKRIKATLSVIRNVVLEVLDSSQRSRLADPNHSDGRTNEEEEEAESGGPALHAGEAELAYLTHEGLFISDALNEAEQRSNAAAHAQLRAQTHTETCGSDSASATTESSSSREHNSNTTSSLPIGGAAAIEDVMPSDLELSRVASNVQELLYTASDVSHDRCVKVLMTRAKDGSLERLSASEFVCLSQAVESFVRDTEELCGRRSMSLRGALQSQANRFVQRFHDERKTKLSLLLDNERWKQAEVPAEFQDLVDSIADGRIMLPERKPTGSEDRKPGEFLCVDGQKYAVVGTVLLLIRMFLEYCQCVNDIPSITTDLLTRLTDLLKHFNSRSCQLVLGAGALQVVGLKTITTRNLALASRCLQLVVHYIPVIRAHFETRLQPRQYSILRHLDHITKDYNDHIAEISAKLVAIMDSMFEKALSKYEVKAPMPSACLRNVCKQMAKMHEAIYELLPEEQTQMLFLRINASFKLHLKRQLARLGVGNDGGPQYGLVMVDVAFYSENVQALRSLEHLDLNMPEIWEQKR, encoded by the exons ATGTCCTCCAATCAGGGCTCGCCTCCGATCCCTCAGTCCAGCGATGGACTCTTCCGGAAGCCCAGGGACCCTTCGGTGGCCCCCAGACACTATCGAAGGGTGCGCTCCTTACCGGACGTCTGCCCTAAAGAGCCCCCCG GTGAGGCTGGTGCTCTCTGTGACGGGCCGTCTGTTGTGGCCGACCAGCACCGCTGGACTGTGTATAACTCTAAAGTGAACCTCCCCGCGGCCCTCAACGACCCCAGGCTGGCCAAGAGAGAGTCAGACTTCTTCACTAAGTCCTGGGGCCTGGACTTCACCGAGACCGAGGTCATGCCTTCCTTCTACCTGCCCAACATCAGCCGAGAACACTTCAGCTCGTACCTGCAGGAGACGGCTCAG AGGGAGAAGATTCACGAGCGCTGTAAGAACATCTGCCTGAACAAAGACGATCTGTCAGTGCCCACCATCACCAATAATCACG ATAAAGCCAGAGCTGAACTGGAGCAGGTGCCCAAG ATCTTCATGAAGCCTGAGTTTGTGCTGAATGATCCAGCCACGTTTAACGCCGTGTTGCCATGGTCTCACTTCAGCGTCGCCGGGGGCAAGAACAGCAGAGATGTTGCGTCGTCACGGTTACTGCAGGAAAAG TTGAGTCACTATCTGGACGTGGTGGAGGTGAGCATCGCTCGGCAGATCTCTCTCCGCTCCGAGGCTTTTTTTCACGCCATGTCGTCACAGCACGAGCTCCAGGATCGTCTGCGAGAAACGTCCGATGCTGTGGCCAAGCTCCGCGCGCGCACCGCCGCCATCGACCGCGTGATGTGCCGTGGGCCGCTGCGAGCGCTGCGGGACACTCTGACCCGCAACAACTGCATCAAGCTACACAACAAACTCAAGCTGATGGCGGCCGTGCACCAGACACAGCCCACTGTGCAGCTGCTGCTCTCCACCTCAGAGTTCGTCGGGGCGCTGGAGCTCATCGCCACCACCAAAGAAGTGCTGCAGCAGGAACTGCAGGGGATTCACAGCTTCAG GCACTTGGGTTCTCAGCTCTGTGAGATGGAGAGGTTGATCGATAAGATGATGGTGGCCGATTTCTCCACGTACACTCAGAGCGATCTCAGTCGAGCCTTTGAGGAGGACGGTCAGGTCCTGGAGAAG GATCGCTTGCAGTCTCTGGTCTTTGGTCTCCTGAGACAGAGGAAGCTGGATTTCCTGGACATCTACAGCGAGGAGATGATCCGAGCCGCTAAGAACATCGTTCGACAG TGTGTTATGAAGTCTGTGTCACAGATCAGTGAGATTGATGCAGACACTGTCAA atttcACGAGCAGATGCGCTTGATGACGTTTCATCAGTGGTTTGATCTGCTGCTGGATATTTTTGAGCACTTCATCCTGTTCCTCAAGAGGATCAAG GCTACGCTCAGCGTCATCCGCAACGTGGTGCTGGAGGTGCTGGACAGCAGCCAGAGGAGTCGTCTAGCAGACCCCAATCATTCTGATGGCAGGACcaatgaggaggaagaggaggcagAGTCTGGAGGCCCCGCCCTTCATGCAGGAGAGGCGGAGCTTGCGTATCTCACTCACGAGGGGCTGTTCATCAGCGATGCGCTGAATGAAGCAGAGCAGCGCAGTAATGCAGCAGCACACGCGCAGCTgagagcacagacacacacagagacctgCGGGAGCGACTCGGCCTCCGCAACCACCGAATCATCCTCCAGCAGGGAACACAACTCCAACACTACCTCCTCCCTGCCCATAGGAGGCGCTGCGGCCAT TGAGGACGTCATGCCGTCTGATCTGGAGTTGAGTCGGGTGGCCAGTAACGTTCAGGAGCTGCTGTACACGGCGTCAGACGTCAGTCACGACCGCTGCGTCAAAGTGCTGATGACCCGAGCCAAG GATGGCTCTCTGGAGCGCTTGAGCGCGTCAGAGTTTGTGTGTTTGAGTCAAGCGGTGGAGTCGTTCGTCAGAGACACTGAAGAGCTGTGCGGCCGGCGCAGCATGAGCCTGAGGGGGGCGCTGCAGAGTCAGGCCAACCGCTTCGTGCAGCGCTTCCACGACGAGCGCAAGACTAAACTCAG tctgcTGCTGGATAACGAGCGCTGGAAGCAGGCCGAGGTCCCGGCTGAGTTTCAGGATCTGGTCGACTCCATCGCTGATGGACGCATCATGCTGCCCGAGCGCAAACCCACAG GGTCCGAGGACAGGAAGCCCGGTGAGTTTCTGTGCGTCGATGGGCAGAAGTATGCTGTGGTCGG GACGGTGCTGCTGCTGATCCGGATGTTTCTGGAGTACTGCCAGTGTGTGAATGACATTCCCTCCATCACCACCGACCTCCTCACGCGCCTCACCGACCtgctcaag CACTTCAATTCTCGCAGCTGTCAGCTGGTGCTGGGGGCGGGAGCTCTGCAGGTGGTGGGCCTGAAAACCATCACCACCAGAAACCTGG cTCTGGCGTCTCGCTGTCTTCAGCTGGTGGTTCACTACATCCCTGTGATCCGAGCACACTTTGAGACCAGACTGCAGCCCAGACAGTACAGCATACTGAGACACTTGGACCACATCACCAAG GACTACAACGATCACATTGCAGAGATCTCTGCCAAGCTTGTGGCCATCATGGACAGTATGTTTGAGAAGGCTCTGTCTAAG TATGAGGTGAAGGCTCCGATGCCGTCTGCGTGTTTGCGTAACGTGTGTAAACAGATGGCCAAGATGCACGAGGCCATTTATGAGCTGTTGCCGGAGGAGCAGACGCAG ATGCTGTTCCTCAGGATAAACGCCAGCTTTAAGCTGCATCTGAAGAGACAGTTAGCACGGCTGGGAGTCGGCAATGATGGTGGACCTCAGTATGG gcTGGTGATGGTGGACGTGGCGTTTTACTCGGAGAATGTGCAGGCTCTGCGCTCTCTGGAGCATCTGGACTTAAACATGCCGGAGATCTGGGAGCAGAAAAGGTGA
- the LOC132142816 gene encoding vacuolar protein sorting-associated protein 54-like isoform X1, whose product MSSNQGSPPIPQSSDGLFRKPRDPSVAPRHYRRVRSLPDVCPKEPPGEAGALCDGPSVVADQHRWTVYNSKVNLPAALNDPRLAKRESDFFTKSWGLDFTETEVMPSFYLPNISREHFSSYLQETAQREKIHERCKNICLNKDDLSVPTITNNHDKARAELEQVPKIFMKPEFVLNDPATFNAVLPWSHFSVAGGKNSRDVASSRLLQEKLSHYLDVVEVSIARQISLRSEAFFHAMSSQHELQDRLRETSDAVAKLRARTAAIDRVMCRGPLRALRDTLTRNNCIKLHNKLKLMAAVHQTQPTVQLLLSTSEFVGALELIATTKEVLQQELQGIHSFRHLGSQLCEMERLIDKMMVADFSTYTQSDLSRAFEEDGQVLEKDRLQSLVFGLLRQRKLDFLDIYSEEMIRAAKNIVRQCVMKSVSQISEIDADTVKFHEQMRLMTFHQWFDLLLDIFEHFILFLKRIKATLSVIRNVVLEVLDSSQRSRLADPNHSDGRTNEEEEEAESGGPALHAGEAELAYLTHEGLFISDALNEAEQRSNAAAHAQLRAQTHTETCGSDSASATTESSSSREHNSNTTSSLPIGGAAAISEDVMPSDLELSRVASNVQELLYTASDVSHDRCVKVLMTRAKDGSLERLSASEFVCLSQAVESFVRDTEELCGRRSMSLRGALQSQANRFVQRFHDERKTKLSLLLDNERWKQAEVPAEFQDLVDSIADGRIMLPERKPTGSEDRKPGEFLCVDGQKYAVVGTVLLLIRMFLEYCQCVNDIPSITTDLLTRLTDLLKHFNSRSCQLVLGAGALQVVGLKTITTRNLALASRCLQLVVHYIPVIRAHFETRLQPRQYSILRHLDHITKDYNDHIAEISAKLVAIMDSMFEKALSKYEVKAPMPSACLRNVCKQMAKMHEAIYELLPEEQTQMLFLRINASFKLHLKRQLARLGVGNDGGPQYGLVMVDVAFYSENVQALRSLEHLDLNMPEIWEQKR is encoded by the exons ATGTCCTCCAATCAGGGCTCGCCTCCGATCCCTCAGTCCAGCGATGGACTCTTCCGGAAGCCCAGGGACCCTTCGGTGGCCCCCAGACACTATCGAAGGGTGCGCTCCTTACCGGACGTCTGCCCTAAAGAGCCCCCCG GTGAGGCTGGTGCTCTCTGTGACGGGCCGTCTGTTGTGGCCGACCAGCACCGCTGGACTGTGTATAACTCTAAAGTGAACCTCCCCGCGGCCCTCAACGACCCCAGGCTGGCCAAGAGAGAGTCAGACTTCTTCACTAAGTCCTGGGGCCTGGACTTCACCGAGACCGAGGTCATGCCTTCCTTCTACCTGCCCAACATCAGCCGAGAACACTTCAGCTCGTACCTGCAGGAGACGGCTCAG AGGGAGAAGATTCACGAGCGCTGTAAGAACATCTGCCTGAACAAAGACGATCTGTCAGTGCCCACCATCACCAATAATCACG ATAAAGCCAGAGCTGAACTGGAGCAGGTGCCCAAG ATCTTCATGAAGCCTGAGTTTGTGCTGAATGATCCAGCCACGTTTAACGCCGTGTTGCCATGGTCTCACTTCAGCGTCGCCGGGGGCAAGAACAGCAGAGATGTTGCGTCGTCACGGTTACTGCAGGAAAAG TTGAGTCACTATCTGGACGTGGTGGAGGTGAGCATCGCTCGGCAGATCTCTCTCCGCTCCGAGGCTTTTTTTCACGCCATGTCGTCACAGCACGAGCTCCAGGATCGTCTGCGAGAAACGTCCGATGCTGTGGCCAAGCTCCGCGCGCGCACCGCCGCCATCGACCGCGTGATGTGCCGTGGGCCGCTGCGAGCGCTGCGGGACACTCTGACCCGCAACAACTGCATCAAGCTACACAACAAACTCAAGCTGATGGCGGCCGTGCACCAGACACAGCCCACTGTGCAGCTGCTGCTCTCCACCTCAGAGTTCGTCGGGGCGCTGGAGCTCATCGCCACCACCAAAGAAGTGCTGCAGCAGGAACTGCAGGGGATTCACAGCTTCAG GCACTTGGGTTCTCAGCTCTGTGAGATGGAGAGGTTGATCGATAAGATGATGGTGGCCGATTTCTCCACGTACACTCAGAGCGATCTCAGTCGAGCCTTTGAGGAGGACGGTCAGGTCCTGGAGAAG GATCGCTTGCAGTCTCTGGTCTTTGGTCTCCTGAGACAGAGGAAGCTGGATTTCCTGGACATCTACAGCGAGGAGATGATCCGAGCCGCTAAGAACATCGTTCGACAG TGTGTTATGAAGTCTGTGTCACAGATCAGTGAGATTGATGCAGACACTGTCAA atttcACGAGCAGATGCGCTTGATGACGTTTCATCAGTGGTTTGATCTGCTGCTGGATATTTTTGAGCACTTCATCCTGTTCCTCAAGAGGATCAAG GCTACGCTCAGCGTCATCCGCAACGTGGTGCTGGAGGTGCTGGACAGCAGCCAGAGGAGTCGTCTAGCAGACCCCAATCATTCTGATGGCAGGACcaatgaggaggaagaggaggcagAGTCTGGAGGCCCCGCCCTTCATGCAGGAGAGGCGGAGCTTGCGTATCTCACTCACGAGGGGCTGTTCATCAGCGATGCGCTGAATGAAGCAGAGCAGCGCAGTAATGCAGCAGCACACGCGCAGCTgagagcacagacacacacagagacctgCGGGAGCGACTCGGCCTCCGCAACCACCGAATCATCCTCCAGCAGGGAACACAACTCCAACACTACCTCCTCCCTGCCCATAGGAGGCGCTGCGGCCAT TAGTGAGGACGTCATGCCGTCTGATCTGGAGTTGAGTCGGGTGGCCAGTAACGTTCAGGAGCTGCTGTACACGGCGTCAGACGTCAGTCACGACCGCTGCGTCAAAGTGCTGATGACCCGAGCCAAG GATGGCTCTCTGGAGCGCTTGAGCGCGTCAGAGTTTGTGTGTTTGAGTCAAGCGGTGGAGTCGTTCGTCAGAGACACTGAAGAGCTGTGCGGCCGGCGCAGCATGAGCCTGAGGGGGGCGCTGCAGAGTCAGGCCAACCGCTTCGTGCAGCGCTTCCACGACGAGCGCAAGACTAAACTCAG tctgcTGCTGGATAACGAGCGCTGGAAGCAGGCCGAGGTCCCGGCTGAGTTTCAGGATCTGGTCGACTCCATCGCTGATGGACGCATCATGCTGCCCGAGCGCAAACCCACAG GGTCCGAGGACAGGAAGCCCGGTGAGTTTCTGTGCGTCGATGGGCAGAAGTATGCTGTGGTCGG GACGGTGCTGCTGCTGATCCGGATGTTTCTGGAGTACTGCCAGTGTGTGAATGACATTCCCTCCATCACCACCGACCTCCTCACGCGCCTCACCGACCtgctcaag CACTTCAATTCTCGCAGCTGTCAGCTGGTGCTGGGGGCGGGAGCTCTGCAGGTGGTGGGCCTGAAAACCATCACCACCAGAAACCTGG cTCTGGCGTCTCGCTGTCTTCAGCTGGTGGTTCACTACATCCCTGTGATCCGAGCACACTTTGAGACCAGACTGCAGCCCAGACAGTACAGCATACTGAGACACTTGGACCACATCACCAAG GACTACAACGATCACATTGCAGAGATCTCTGCCAAGCTTGTGGCCATCATGGACAGTATGTTTGAGAAGGCTCTGTCTAAG TATGAGGTGAAGGCTCCGATGCCGTCTGCGTGTTTGCGTAACGTGTGTAAACAGATGGCCAAGATGCACGAGGCCATTTATGAGCTGTTGCCGGAGGAGCAGACGCAG ATGCTGTTCCTCAGGATAAACGCCAGCTTTAAGCTGCATCTGAAGAGACAGTTAGCACGGCTGGGAGTCGGCAATGATGGTGGACCTCAGTATGG gcTGGTGATGGTGGACGTGGCGTTTTACTCGGAGAATGTGCAGGCTCTGCGCTCTCTGGAGCATCTGGACTTAAACATGCCGGAGATCTGGGAGCAGAAAAGGTGA
- the LOC132142817 gene encoding E3 ubiquitin-protein ligase pellino homolog 1-like, which translates to MLAPEQDLLSSSKPIKYGELIILGYNGSLPNGERDRRRSRFALFKRPKANGVKPSTVHSTCSPQTAKAISNKNQHSVSYTLSRAQTVVVEYTHDSTTDMFQIGRSTESPIDFLVMDTLPGSHGKSDTLSSQSTISRFACRIVCQRAPPYTARIYAAGFDSSKSIFLGEKAAKWWCADSQMDGLTTNGILVMRPRHGFTCESKPGAWREISVCGNVFTLRETRSAQKPGKLVENESHELVDGTLIDLCGATLLWRSAEGLSCTPTPKHLEVLRRELNAARPQCPVGLHTLAFPSLDRSFTGSTHDDQPWAYLHCGHVHGYHGWRGRRRLTKEGSTEEDEEELEQEPLCEGERECPLCRTRSLYVPLKLGRESGFCLDSAPPTHAFNPCGHVCSERTAAFWSKLVLPHGAHGFFPACPFCMRPLARHRKCVRLIFQGLLD; encoded by the exons ATGTTGGCCCCTGAACAGGACCTGCTGAGCTCTTCTAAACCCATCAAATACGGAGAGCTCATCATCCTTGG CTACAATGGCTCCCTACCGAATGGAGAACGGGACAGAAGAAGGAGTCGTTTCGCTCTGTTTAAGCGACCCAAAGCCAATGGAGTCAAACCCAGCACCGTCCACAGCACATGCAGTCCACAGACCGCCAAG GCCATCAGCAACAAAAACCAGCACAGCGTGTCGTATACTCTGTCCAGGGCGCAGACGGTAGTCGTAGAGTACACGCACGACAGCACCACCGACATGTTTCAG ATCGGCCGGTCCACTGAAAGCCCCATTGATTTCTTGGTGATGGACACGCTGCCTGGTTCTCACGGCAAAAGCGACACGCTGTCGTCTCAGAGCACTATATCGCGATTCGCGTGTCGGATCGTGTGTCAGAGAGCCCCGCCCTACACCGCGCGCATCTACGCCGCTGGCTTCGACTCGTCCAAAAGCATCTTCCTGGGG GAGAAAGCGGCGAAATGGTGGTGTGCTGACAGCCAGATGGACGGCCTGACCACCAACGGTATATTAGTGATGCGACCGCGGCACGGCTTCACCTGCGAGTCCAAACCGGGCGCCTGGAGAGAGATCTCAGTCTGTGGAAACGTCTTCACGCTCCGAGAGACCCGCTCTGCTCAGAAACCCGGCAAACTG GTTGAGAATGAGTCTCACGAGCTAGTGGACGGCACTTTAATCGATCTGTGCGGCGCGACTCTGCTGTGGCGCTCGGCGGAGGGTCTGTCCTGCACGCCGACCCCCAAACACCTGGAGGTGCTGCGGCGGGAGCTGAACGCGGCTCGGCCGCAGTGTCCTGTGGGCCTCCACACCTTGGCCTTCCCCAGCCTGGACCGCTCCTTCACCGGCTCCACCCACGACGACCAGCCCTGGGCCTACCTGCACTGCGGACACGTGCACGGATACCACGGCTGGAGGGGCCGCCGCCGGCTCACCAAAGAGGGCTCCACCGAGGAAGACGAAGAGGAGCTGGAACAGGAGCCGCTGTGCGAGGGGGAGCGTGAGTGTCCGCTGTGCCGCACACGCAGCCTGTACGTGCCGCTGAAGCTGGGCCGAGAGTCGGGCTTCTGTCTAGACAGCGCTCCTCCGACGCACGCGTTCAACCCCTGCGGACACGTGTGCTCAGAGCGGACCGCCGCCTTCTGGAGCAAACTGGTGCTGCCTCACGGAGCTCACGGCTTCTTCCCCGCCTGTCCCTTCTGTATGCGGCCGCTCGCCCGCCACAGGAAGTGTGTGAGGCTGATCTTTCAGGGGCTGCTGGACtga